The Saccharopolyspora gloriosae genome window below encodes:
- the aceB gene encoding malate synthase A — MSDTTPATSVQVLGGSVERGDEILTQEALDFVAGLQRKFGARRDELLARRVQRRDEATRNGRLDFLPETKEIRESDWQVATPPADIADRRVEITGPTDRKMSVNALNSGARIWLADLEDANTPHWENVVSGQVNLYDVVRKQVELTTPEGKQYKLRDDVQHAVPLVRPRGWHFDDKHVLVDGKPIVGALLDFGLYFFHNAQELVNRGSGPYFYLPKMESHLEARLWNDVFTHAQQELGIPHGTIRGTVLIETFPAAFEMEEILYELRDHSAGLNAGRWDYLFSVIKTFRDSDQYILPDRNTVGMTAPFMRAYTELLVRTCHKRGAFAIGGMAAFIPNKKDPEANDKAMAKVHDDKNREAGDGFDGSWVAHPGLVEICFEEFDGVLGDKPNQIDRKREDVSVTADDLLSVNRTPGQKTIEGLRAAVDVGVRYIVSWLGGNGAAAIHNLMEDAATAEISRSQIWQWLHNDVVLAGGEQVTVDLVRQVLADTEKALRAENGFPTENLGQAVELFEQVAVADEFVDFLTLPAYERI, encoded by the coding sequence ATGTCCGACACGACCCCAGCGACGAGCGTGCAGGTGCTCGGCGGCTCCGTGGAGCGGGGCGACGAGATCCTCACCCAGGAGGCTCTCGACTTCGTCGCTGGTCTGCAGCGGAAGTTCGGCGCCCGCCGGGACGAGCTGCTGGCCCGCCGCGTGCAGCGCCGGGACGAGGCCACCCGCAACGGCCGCCTCGACTTCCTGCCGGAGACCAAGGAGATCCGCGAGTCCGACTGGCAGGTCGCCACGCCCCCGGCCGACATCGCCGACCGGCGCGTGGAGATCACCGGCCCGACCGACCGCAAGATGTCGGTGAACGCGCTGAACTCCGGTGCCCGCATCTGGCTGGCCGACCTGGAGGACGCGAACACCCCGCACTGGGAGAACGTGGTCAGCGGCCAGGTCAACCTCTACGACGTGGTGCGCAAGCAGGTCGAGCTCACCACCCCGGAGGGCAAGCAGTACAAGCTGCGCGACGACGTGCAGCACGCGGTGCCGCTGGTGCGCCCGCGCGGCTGGCACTTCGACGACAAGCACGTGCTGGTCGACGGCAAGCCGATCGTCGGTGCGCTGCTGGACTTCGGGCTGTACTTCTTCCACAACGCCCAGGAGCTGGTGAACCGGGGCAGCGGCCCGTACTTCTACCTGCCGAAGATGGAGAGCCACCTCGAGGCGCGGCTGTGGAACGACGTGTTCACCCACGCCCAGCAGGAGCTCGGCATCCCGCACGGCACGATCCGCGGCACGGTGCTGATCGAGACCTTCCCGGCGGCGTTCGAGATGGAGGAGATCCTCTACGAGCTGCGCGACCACTCCGCGGGCCTCAACGCCGGTCGCTGGGACTACCTGTTCAGCGTCATCAAGACGTTCCGCGACTCGGACCAGTACATCCTGCCGGACCGCAACACGGTCGGGATGACGGCGCCGTTCATGCGCGCCTACACCGAGCTGCTGGTGCGCACCTGCCACAAGCGCGGCGCGTTCGCGATCGGCGGCATGGCCGCGTTCATCCCGAACAAGAAGGACCCGGAGGCCAACGACAAGGCGATGGCCAAGGTCCACGACGACAAGAACCGCGAGGCCGGCGACGGTTTCGACGGTTCCTGGGTCGCGCACCCCGGTCTGGTGGAGATCTGCTTCGAGGAGTTCGACGGCGTCCTCGGTGACAAGCCGAACCAGATCGACCGCAAGCGCGAGGACGTCTCGGTCACCGCCGACGACCTGCTGTCGGTGAACCGGACGCCGGGCCAGAAGACCATCGAGGGCCTGCGCGCGGCGGTGGACGTCGGCGTCCGCTACATCGTGTCCTGGCTGGGCGGCAACGGTGCCGCGGCGATCCACAACCTGATGGAGGACGCCGCGACCGCCGAGATCTCTCGTTCGCAGATCTGGCAGTGGCTGCACAACGACGTGGTCCTCGCCGGTGGCGAGCAGGTCACCGTCGACCTGGTGCGCCAGGTGCTGGCCGACACGGAGAAGGCGCTGCGCGCCGAGAACGGTTTCCCGACGGAGAACCTGGGCCAGGCCGTCGAGCTGTTCGAGCAGGTCGCGGTCGCCGACGAGTTCGTGGACTTCCTGACGCTGCCCGCGTACGAGCGGATCTGA
- a CDS encoding IclR family transcriptional regulator, which produces MTGPRRANQGGGVQSIERAFDLLELMADAGGEVALSELAEASGLPLPTIHRIMRTLVTSGYARQQPSRRYSLGPRLIRLGETASRSLGSWARPYLAELTEATGETSNMAVLDGDQIVYVAQVPSQHSMRMFTEVGRRVDVHATAVGKAVLADLATDTVAQLLGRSGMRAQTERTITTVAAMQDELGRVREQGFAIDDGEQEVGVRCYAVAVPGAPAGAGISISGPEGRMTRIATDTIVPLMRRLAKDLSAELRTASHSA; this is translated from the coding sequence ATGACCGGGCCACGCCGTGCCAACCAAGGCGGAGGGGTGCAGTCCATCGAACGCGCCTTCGACCTGCTGGAACTGATGGCGGACGCGGGCGGCGAAGTCGCGCTCTCCGAACTCGCCGAAGCCTCCGGGCTGCCGCTGCCGACCATCCACCGCATCATGCGCACCCTCGTGACCAGCGGATACGCCCGGCAGCAGCCGTCGCGGCGGTACTCGCTCGGGCCGCGGCTCATCCGGCTCGGCGAAACCGCGAGCCGCTCGCTCGGGTCCTGGGCGCGCCCCTACCTGGCGGAACTCACCGAAGCGACCGGCGAGACCTCGAACATGGCCGTGCTCGACGGCGACCAGATCGTCTACGTCGCGCAGGTCCCGTCGCAGCACTCGATGCGGATGTTCACCGAGGTCGGCCGCCGGGTCGACGTGCACGCCACCGCCGTCGGCAAGGCCGTGCTCGCCGACCTCGCCACCGACACCGTCGCGCAGCTCCTCGGCCGATCCGGGATGCGGGCGCAGACCGAACGCACCATCACCACCGTCGCCGCCATGCAGGACGAGCTGGGGCGCGTGCGCGAACAGGGCTTCGCCATCGACGACGGCGAGCAGGAAGTGGGCGTGCGCTGCTACGCCGTGGCGGTGCCCGGCGCCCCCGCCGGAGCGGGCATCTCGATCAGCGGCCCCGAAGGGCGCATGACGCGGATCGCCACGGACACG